In a genomic window of Halalkalicoccus sp. CG83:
- a CDS encoding NDP-sugar synthase codes for MKAIVLAGGYATRLWPITRHRPKMFLPMGETTVIDRIFAELEDDERITEVFVSTNETFEEEFAAYLEESEFEKPTLSIEGTTREAEKLGVIGALAELVEREELDEDTLVIAGDNVISFDLSEFIDFFERKGDPTLAAYDVENREQAKSYGLVDLDGDQVTAFQEKPDDPKSTLVSIACYALTAETLPRLDEYLEGGNNPDEPGWFIQWLHEDQPVYAYTFDEAWFDIGTPESYLEALEWHMDGESYVADGAVLEDTELGANAHVLADAELHNTTIEHSVVFDNATIKDSEIDHSLIDREAQVRSARLDGALVGEHTRLYTE; via the coding sequence ATGAAAGCGATCGTACTCGCGGGAGGGTATGCAACGAGACTCTGGCCGATTACGAGACATCGTCCGAAGATGTTTCTCCCGATGGGGGAGACGACCGTCATCGATCGAATTTTCGCCGAGCTCGAGGACGACGAGCGGATCACGGAGGTCTTCGTGAGCACAAACGAAACGTTCGAGGAGGAGTTCGCCGCGTATCTCGAGGAGAGCGAGTTCGAGAAGCCGACGCTGTCGATCGAGGGGACGACGAGAGAGGCGGAAAAGCTCGGCGTCATCGGCGCGCTGGCGGAACTCGTCGAACGGGAGGAACTCGACGAGGACACGCTGGTCATCGCCGGGGACAACGTCATCAGCTTCGATCTGAGCGAGTTCATTGACTTCTTCGAACGGAAGGGTGATCCGACGCTCGCCGCCTACGACGTCGAAAACCGCGAGCAGGCCAAATCCTACGGGCTAGTGGATCTCGACGGCGATCAGGTGACGGCGTTCCAGGAGAAACCCGACGATCCGAAGAGCACGCTCGTCTCGATCGCCTGCTATGCGCTCACCGCCGAAACGCTGCCTCGGCTGGACGAGTATCTCGAGGGAGGTAACAACCCCGATGAGCCGGGATGGTTCATTCAGTGGCTCCACGAGGACCAGCCAGTATATGCCTACACATTCGACGAGGCGTGGTTCGACATCGGCACCCCCGAGAGCTACCTCGAGGCTCTCGAGTGGCACATGGACGGGGAGAGCTACGTCGCGGACGGAGCCGTGTTAGAGGACACAGAACTCGGAGCGAACGCTCACGTCCTCGCCGACGCCGAACTCCACAACACGACGATCGAACACTCCGTCGTCTTCGACAACGCCACGATCAAGGACAGCGAGATCGACCACTCGCTCATCGACCGGGAGGCGCAGGTACGATCGGCACGACTCGACGGCGCGCTCGTCGGCGAGCACACACGACTGTACACCGAGTAA
- a CDS encoding O-antigen ligase family protein, whose amino-acid sequence MSGSRSREYLWGRSSSNEDAVPLHYPLLAVLAIAASIAPTTWLLSDFHGYLVSGAVLCLVIGYGVLFADIRIRIDSAFLVLFGGYWVGLLVHYLYLPNPSLLQYIFVTPITVFATVVVLPRFVADRPQSFAMGLTLLAVLVMGIGVLMLWQFHTSGIEYSWVGEEVMGLYAIRTPSVFANPNTYGFFMMIGSLAALYTVLVRGGLIWIAALGLCLLGLFMSEGDAAIFGFGLGSVLVLSGRNRILSFVGVGASVAAIYAMIRVGHFSEVMQTTLMSRVDRWVLSLERLALDPLWGIGFVDAGPEIGGYTGPHNSYIEVLLHTGVIAGMLYLGALIYAAGCGIRNRWTQWTGFVVGTAAGVFTYMFFESLILGGLSTSSVVLGLVTGLMLLPDPKREHGRVRSTASEHSSRPPVVERTLSRVFSVRDDGIESSSETEETN is encoded by the coding sequence ATGAGTGGTTCGCGATCTAGGGAGTACCTCTGGGGTCGATCGTCCTCGAACGAGGACGCCGTCCCCCTCCACTATCCCTTGCTTGCCGTACTCGCGATCGCCGCGAGCATCGCTCCGACGACCTGGCTTCTTTCGGATTTTCATGGATATCTCGTTTCGGGGGCGGTGCTCTGTCTCGTCATCGGATACGGTGTGCTGTTCGCCGATATCCGAATCAGGATCGATTCCGCGTTTCTCGTCCTCTTCGGTGGGTATTGGGTCGGTCTTCTGGTCCACTACCTCTACTTGCCAAATCCGAGCCTGCTGCAATACATCTTCGTAACCCCGATTACCGTGTTTGCGACCGTAGTCGTCCTCCCCCGATTCGTTGCGGACCGTCCCCAGTCTTTCGCGATGGGACTCACGCTACTTGCCGTTCTCGTAATGGGAATCGGCGTGCTGATGCTTTGGCAGTTCCACACGAGTGGTATAGAGTACAGCTGGGTCGGGGAGGAGGTGATGGGTCTCTACGCTATCCGTACACCTTCCGTGTTCGCTAATCCCAATACGTACGGCTTCTTCATGATGATCGGAAGTCTCGCTGCGCTGTATACGGTTCTGGTTCGCGGAGGACTCATCTGGATCGCCGCCCTCGGATTGTGTCTCCTCGGGTTGTTCATGAGCGAAGGTGACGCCGCGATCTTCGGATTCGGACTCGGTTCGGTTCTCGTCCTGTCCGGTCGCAACCGGATACTGTCGTTCGTCGGCGTGGGGGCTTCGGTCGCCGCGATCTATGCGATGATCCGGGTCGGACACTTCTCCGAGGTGATGCAGACCACCCTCATGTCTCGTGTGGATCGATGGGTGCTTTCGCTTGAGCGACTCGCGCTCGATCCGCTGTGGGGGATCGGATTCGTTGATGCCGGTCCGGAGATCGGGGGGTACACTGGCCCTCACAATTCGTACATCGAGGTACTACTTCATACGGGCGTGATCGCCGGAATGCTCTATCTCGGAGCGCTGATCTACGCGGCCGGCTGCGGGATCAGAAACCGGTGGACGCAGTGGACGGGATTCGTCGTCGGCACCGCGGCCGGCGTCTTCACGTACATGTTCTTTGAGTCGCTCATTCTCGGTGGCTTGAGTACCTCCTCAGTCGTGCTCGGTCTGGTCACCGGCCTCATGCTTCTGCCCGATCCGAAGAGGGAGCACGGGCGAGTACGGTCCACTGCTTCGGAACACTCGTCCCGACCTCCTGTGGTGGAACGAACTCTTAGCCGCGTCTTTTCGGTTCGAGACGACGGTATCGAGTCCTCGAGTGAGACGGAGGAAACCAACTGA
- a CDS encoding DUF1616 domain-containing protein, giving the protein MASDRDWWLLLPKPVRRFPADLTAVIVLTLLTGLVVSLPLVRETPLRILFGLPFVLFVPGYAFVSALFPEQGGTITGDEETADEDRGIDGIERVALAFGLSIAIVPLIGLLLNFTPWGIRLTPIILSVGGFTIGCAVIAAFRRWELPPEERFSVPYSAWITAGRTEVFDPDDRVDAALNVALALAIVLALGSVGFAVAAPQQGEQFSEFYLLTEDENGALVASGYPEEFTQGESESVILGIENNEYETLEYTVVVQLERTEGEGNETEVVEREELDQSSTTLEHDETWQEEYQITPTMAGENLRLNFLLYEGEVPAEPTRENAYRDLHLWIDVE; this is encoded by the coding sequence ATGGCGTCTGATCGCGACTGGTGGCTGTTATTACCGAAGCCCGTCCGTCGGTTTCCGGCTGACCTCACGGCCGTAATCGTTCTCACTCTCCTTACGGGTCTGGTCGTCTCCCTTCCGCTCGTTCGGGAGACGCCGCTTCGGATCCTGTTCGGACTGCCGTTCGTGCTCTTCGTGCCGGGGTACGCCTTCGTCTCCGCGTTGTTTCCTGAACAGGGGGGTACGATTACCGGAGATGAAGAGACGGCGGACGAGGATCGCGGAATTGATGGGATCGAACGCGTCGCGCTCGCGTTCGGACTGAGCATCGCGATCGTTCCGCTGATCGGTCTGCTACTGAACTTCACGCCTTGGGGTATCCGCCTTACACCGATCATCCTAAGCGTCGGTGGATTTACGATTGGATGCGCCGTTATTGCGGCGTTTCGACGGTGGGAGCTGCCGCCTGAGGAACGCTTTTCCGTGCCGTACTCTGCGTGGATCACTGCGGGACGCACGGAGGTGTTCGACCCCGACGATCGAGTCGATGCGGCGCTCAACGTCGCGCTCGCGCTAGCGATCGTCCTCGCGCTCGGAAGCGTCGGGTTCGCAGTGGCGGCTCCCCAACAGGGCGAGCAGTTCTCCGAGTTCTACCTGCTCACCGAGGACGAGAACGGTGCACTCGTCGCATCAGGCTATCCCGAGGAGTTCACCCAGGGTGAGTCCGAGTCAGTGATTCTGGGCATCGAGAACAACGAGTACGAGACCCTTGAGTATACCGTGGTGGTTCAGCTTGAGCGAACCGAAGGCGAGGGCAATGAGACGGAAGTGGTCGAACGGGAGGAACTCGATCAAAGCAGTACGACGCTTGAGCACGACGAGACGTGGCAAGAGGAGTATCAGATCACGCCGACGATGGCAGGTGAGAACCTCCGACTGAACTTCCTGCTCTACGAAGGGGAGGTACCTGCGGAGCCGACCCGAGAGAACGCGTATCGCGACCTGCACCTTTGGATCGACGTCGAATAA
- a CDS encoding glycosyltransferase family 2 protein produces the protein MYREHTISVIVPAYNEEGFIGNVIRDMPEFVDRIYVIDDCSTDGTWEEIQATVRSAEEERVKTQAPSGEFETAVTDGGTKSLLEQRAVVHGLSGRVVPIQHRENRGAGGAIKTGYLAALQDKVDISVTVDGDGQMDLSQMTTLLDPIVEGKADYAKGNRLLYADYRSNMPKWRFFGNSILTFLTKIASGYWKTMDPQNGYTAISHRALDNAEIEDMYEYYGYCNDLLVKLNAKGMRVADVALPAIYGEEESSIKYPEYIRKVSGMLLKNFLWRLKTRYLVLDFHPLALFYYFGAAMVTLGMVGGGWSVYVGLFGTESFFVRSSLSLMIFTMGSMFLMFAMLFDMQANESREVQVRE, from the coding sequence ATGTACCGTGAACATACGATCAGCGTCATCGTTCCGGCATACAACGAGGAAGGATTCATTGGGAACGTCATCCGGGATATGCCGGAGTTCGTCGACCGGATCTACGTCATCGATGACTGCTCGACGGACGGAACGTGGGAGGAGATACAAGCTACCGTTCGAAGTGCCGAAGAAGAGCGGGTAAAGACGCAAGCTCCTAGCGGGGAATTCGAGACCGCCGTGACTGACGGCGGTACAAAGTCGCTGCTTGAGCAACGAGCGGTGGTCCACGGCCTCTCCGGCCGGGTCGTTCCGATCCAGCACCGCGAGAACCGCGGCGCAGGCGGGGCGATCAAGACGGGATATCTCGCTGCACTCCAGGATAAAGTGGACATCTCGGTCACCGTCGATGGCGACGGCCAGATGGATCTCTCGCAGATGACGACCCTCCTCGATCCGATCGTCGAGGGGAAGGCCGACTACGCGAAGGGTAACCGGTTACTGTACGCCGACTATCGGAGCAACATGCCCAAATGGCGTTTCTTCGGCAATTCGATTCTCACCTTCCTGACGAAGATCGCGAGCGGCTACTGGAAGACGATGGACCCACAGAACGGGTATACCGCTATCTCCCATCGGGCACTCGATAACGCCGAGATCGAGGACATGTACGAGTACTACGGCTACTGCAACGATCTCCTCGTGAAGCTCAACGCAAAGGGGATGCGTGTAGCCGACGTTGCGTTGCCCGCGATCTACGGCGAGGAAGAGAGTAGCATCAAATATCCGGAGTACATCCGGAAGGTATCGGGAATGCTCCTGAAGAACTTCCTCTGGCGGCTGAAGACGCGATATCTCGTACTGGACTTCCATCCGCTTGCGCTGTTCTACTACTTCGGAGCCGCGATGGTTACGCTCGGTATGGTAGGTGGAGGATGGTCTGTGTACGTAGGCCTCTTTGGGACCGAGTCGTTCTTCGTTCGGTCCTCGCTCAGTCTGATGATCTTCACGATGGGTAGCATGTTCCTAATGTTCGCGATGCTGTTCGACATGCAGGCCAACGAGAGTCGAGAAGTCCAAGTACGAGAATGA
- a CDS encoding DUF354 domain-containing protein, with translation MRVLVDVTHPAHVHLFRNAIKELEDDGHDVAVCSREKDITTDLLSIYGIDHTVLSRRRSGQLPLLLEWPQREIASLQYYRNVDPDIVLSRFNPAAAHVASLLDIPHLVFEDTEPKPWVVKKLTYPFSHQIHTPDCFQRDLGPRQRSYPGYHELAYLHPNWFEPDPSVLDEFDLEEDDQIVVLRLVSWEAVHDVGETGFDDIEDIISRLESTGAQVVITSELRLPDKLDEYKSNVGIEEMHHLLHFADLLIGESATMAAESAVLGTPAVFVSTTQRGYTDELDGRYGLVFNFADTNRHARGLEKSLEILQKDNSALWKKRREKLLSEKIDTTEYILTHTMEVAENGR, from the coding sequence ATGAGAGTACTTGTTGACGTAACCCACCCCGCTCACGTGCATCTGTTTCGGAACGCAATAAAGGAGTTAGAAGACGACGGCCATGACGTGGCTGTCTGCTCTCGAGAGAAGGATATCACTACGGACCTGCTTTCCATTTACGGGATAGATCACACGGTTTTATCCCGGCGTCGTAGTGGACAGCTTCCACTACTACTTGAATGGCCCCAGCGGGAAATCGCATCTCTTCAGTATTATCGGAACGTCGATCCAGACATCGTTCTCAGTCGATTCAATCCCGCTGCTGCGCATGTTGCCTCACTTCTCGATATTCCACATCTCGTATTCGAAGATACGGAACCCAAACCCTGGGTCGTGAAGAAGCTAACATATCCGTTCTCACACCAGATTCACACACCCGATTGTTTTCAGCGTGATCTCGGTCCGCGTCAACGTTCATATCCTGGTTATCACGAATTGGCGTATCTCCATCCGAATTGGTTTGAACCGGATCCGAGCGTTCTTGACGAATTTGATCTGGAGGAAGACGATCAGATAGTGGTCTTGCGACTTGTCTCCTGGGAAGCAGTCCATGACGTCGGCGAGACCGGCTTTGATGATATTGAAGACATCATTTCACGGCTTGAAAGTACGGGCGCTCAGGTCGTCATCACATCTGAACTACGATTGCCTGACAAATTAGATGAGTATAAATCAAACGTTGGTATTGAAGAGATGCATCATCTCCTCCATTTTGCGGACCTTCTTATCGGGGAAAGTGCGACTATGGCGGCTGAGAGTGCGGTTTTAGGCACCCCCGCAGTGTTCGTTTCAACGACTCAGCGTGGATACACTGACGAATTAGATGGTCGATATGGACTAGTTTTTAATTTTGCCGACACAAACAGACACGCTCGCGGTCTAGAGAAATCACTAGAGATCCTACAGAAGGACAATTCGGCTCTTTGGAAAAAACGACGGGAAAAGTTGCTCAGCGAAAAAATAGACACGACTGAGTATATTCTTACACATACTATGGAGGTGGCTGAAAATGGTCGGTGA
- a CDS encoding glycosyltransferase yields MVGEDLDSYAPPDYKEDVLHQTLQDKNVLVISHRYNHFTKEQIDRIAKFVNEIHVYARYNRFTDLSRFIDSETLKKNGTHDRIAEESPENVYVHTTPLTYLPLDFWYRHLGRQHYRAVKRQVDANSVDFDLIHTHFAWTAGYAGSRLSEDLGIPCVTTIHENESRLTSYLESDNSLIHGGLRRADALIRVNKKDCRPLSKLNDSVYHIPNGYSRERYPLLDTQTAREQLGISMDTKVIFSLGALLPRKNFDMLIEAVSEIDSDENILCAIGGRGSEKERLESKMQEMDTDNGLELLGFIPEDRLHLWMNACDIFALSSNSEGNPTVLFEALGCGKPYVGTNVGGVDEVIVSEDYGLLCSPGETGELKKQLEKALQRNWNEAQILEYASRFTWESIAHHVCNVYVDSLSSDVESITKRTPSEVNT; encoded by the coding sequence ATGGTCGGTGAAGACTTAGACTCCTACGCACCACCTGACTACAAGGAGGATGTTTTGCATCAAACCCTCCAGGACAAGAACGTTCTCGTCATCTCTCATCGGTACAACCACTTCACGAAGGAGCAGATTGACCGGATCGCTAAATTCGTCAACGAGATCCATGTCTATGCTCGATACAATCGATTCACGGATTTAAGCAGATTTATTGACAGTGAAACACTAAAAAAGAACGGAACGCACGACCGAATCGCAGAAGAAAGTCCTGAAAACGTCTATGTTCACACGACTCCGCTCACGTATCTACCCCTTGACTTCTGGTACCGCCATCTCGGTCGACAACACTACCGAGCAGTAAAGCGGCAGGTGGATGCTAATTCAGTAGACTTCGATCTTATCCATACACATTTCGCGTGGACTGCCGGTTATGCTGGTAGTAGACTCTCTGAAGATCTCGGCATTCCCTGTGTAACGACCATTCACGAGAACGAATCTCGTCTAACTTCTTATCTTGAATCGGATAACTCACTGATCCATGGAGGATTGAGACGGGCAGACGCTCTTATCCGAGTCAATAAGAAGGACTGCAGACCTCTCTCTAAACTCAATGATTCCGTGTATCACATTCCAAATGGATACTCAAGAGAACGCTACCCGCTACTGGATACGCAAACTGCACGAGAACAGCTTGGTATTAGTATGGACACAAAGGTGATTTTTTCGTTAGGCGCTTTACTTCCACGGAAAAACTTCGATATGCTGATCGAAGCGGTATCTGAGATAGATTCCGATGAAAATATACTTTGTGCCATTGGTGGTCGGGGTAGCGAAAAAGAACGATTAGAGTCGAAAATGCAGGAAATGGACACAGATAACGGCTTGGAATTACTCGGATTCATTCCTGAAGACCGTCTTCACCTCTGGATGAACGCATGTGATATCTTCGCGTTATCGAGTAATTCAGAAGGGAATCCAACCGTACTGTTTGAGGCTCTCGGGTGTGGAAAACCGTACGTGGGGACGAACGTCGGTGGTGTAGACGAGGTGATCGTATCCGAGGATTATGGTCTACTATGTTCACCCGGAGAAACTGGCGAGTTAAAGAAACAACTAGAAAAAGCGCTGCAACGTAATTGGAACGAAGCGCAAATCCTTGAATACGCGAGTCGATTCACATGGGAATCCATCGCTCACCACGTATGTAACGTGTATGTAGATTCGCTTTCAAGCGACGTCGAATCAATAACCAAACGAACGCCATCAGAAGTCAATACATAA
- a CDS encoding alkaline phosphatase family protein has product MDQIKRGLRWGIESPNIFIREANRIYYSQRYGPGYNRAGADVIEEDWDTLIILDACRYDMFKDQNTLSGQLETRTSRSSHTSEFLRGNFKDRTIRDTVYTTASPQLERYRDEIDVEFHTVKNVWNTDRWDDEEGTVRPEDMTAAGLEAHERYPNKRHIVHYMQPHYPFIGSSVDEGTRGFGEDTSEFDIWEQRIRGRIDMEADDVWPPYRHNLDLALDSVSDLCAQIDGKIVVTSDHGNMLGERCSPFPIREWGHPAGVYDDHLVTVPWFVVESEGRRRITSGSRPTESDEVDTDTVNERLKDLGYV; this is encoded by the coding sequence ATGGATCAAATCAAACGCGGCCTGCGATGGGGTATTGAGAGTCCGAACATCTTCATTCGCGAGGCAAACAGGATTTATTATTCGCAGCGGTACGGACCTGGCTACAATCGAGCAGGAGCCGATGTGATTGAAGAAGATTGGGATACCCTGATTATTCTCGACGCATGCCGATACGACATGTTTAAAGATCAGAACACACTTTCTGGTCAGTTAGAGACACGGACGTCTCGCTCTTCACATACTTCGGAATTCCTCCGAGGAAATTTCAAGGATCGAACGATTCGCGATACGGTCTACACGACTGCGTCCCCGCAGCTGGAGCGATATCGTGACGAAATAGACGTTGAGTTCCACACAGTCAAGAACGTCTGGAATACCGATCGATGGGACGATGAAGAGGGAACCGTACGACCTGAGGACATGACTGCTGCAGGTCTTGAAGCGCACGAGCGTTACCCAAACAAACGCCATATCGTCCACTACATGCAGCCTCACTACCCGTTCATTGGCTCCTCTGTCGACGAAGGCACTCGAGGATTTGGTGAAGACACTTCGGAATTCGATATCTGGGAGCAGCGTATAAGGGGTCGGATCGATATGGAGGCTGACGACGTTTGGCCGCCATACCGACATAACCTCGATCTCGCGCTTGATTCCGTCTCTGATTTGTGCGCTCAAATCGATGGTAAGATCGTCGTCACTTCGGATCACGGTAACATGCTTGGAGAACGCTGTTCACCGTTTCCAATCCGAGAATGGGGCCACCCAGCAGGGGTGTATGACGACCATTTGGTTACCGTCCCGTGGTTCGTCGTCGAGTCGGAAGGTCGGAGGAGAATAACTTCCGGATCACGACCGACCGAAAGCGACGAGGTTGATACAGACACCGTCAACGAGCGACTGAAGGATCTCGGTTACGTCTAA
- a CDS encoding sulfatase: protein MQDVLWITLESVRQDRTSMGGHDRDTTPNIADLAAKGASFDRCYSHDIWTRASSASILTGHASSAHRTWSNDASLPEAITTIPETFQKAGYRTACVSPNPQLSVETGLARGFDDFHYLARETLLNEVSLADLSRWGINYRQHTGGLTADGAKHCLGYLENQIAKGHIKDAARNDESLFLYVHHGDTHHAYSPPVAWRETYIDEIEFSTKDALRMALSMSSNIHEDIAAGLPYSEDEWDALLAMYDATLAYVDQLVGDLVEYAQSQLQDPIIIITSDHGEAFGEDGLLAHMLAGNSAIANIPMVINGIKDLRGDGLIQHADAMAMLCADLEIDATIPIGSDIREDERTFAVTQHGPERAEKKLEALLSHNSAFDVNRYPQGIVTDLWTEDWRYQQSGGQAKLFNLPDENIVDDQPEAAESLKSLVRSWMEENGQPVGSTGAAEFGAEQEQRLRDLGYL from the coding sequence ATGCAGGATGTTCTCTGGATCACACTTGAAAGCGTTCGCCAAGATCGAACGTCAATGGGCGGCCATGATCGCGACACAACGCCAAACATAGCTGACCTCGCCGCTAAGGGGGCGTCATTTGATCGGTGTTATTCACACGATATTTGGACTCGTGCCTCAAGTGCATCAATTCTAACAGGTCACGCCTCAAGTGCCCATCGTACCTGGTCGAACGACGCATCCTTACCGGAGGCGATCACCACTATTCCAGAGACGTTTCAGAAAGCAGGCTATCGAACGGCCTGTGTCTCACCGAACCCACAGCTGAGCGTGGAAACAGGACTTGCTCGTGGATTTGATGATTTCCACTACTTAGCGCGTGAGACACTTCTGAACGAGGTATCTCTTGCTGATTTGTCACGATGGGGCATTAACTATCGTCAACATACAGGCGGATTGACCGCTGATGGAGCGAAGCACTGTCTAGGCTATCTCGAGAATCAAATCGCAAAGGGTCACATCAAGGATGCCGCACGTAATGACGAATCACTATTCCTGTACGTCCATCACGGCGATACCCATCATGCCTACTCGCCACCTGTAGCGTGGCGAGAAACATATATTGACGAGATTGAATTTTCAACCAAAGATGCACTCAGAATGGCGCTATCAATGTCTTCCAATATTCATGAAGATATTGCGGCTGGTCTTCCCTATTCAGAGGATGAGTGGGACGCGCTACTCGCCATGTATGACGCTACACTCGCCTATGTCGATCAGTTAGTTGGAGATCTGGTCGAGTACGCACAGAGCCAGCTTCAAGATCCTATCATCATAATCACATCTGACCATGGCGAAGCTTTTGGTGAGGATGGCCTCTTGGCACATATGCTCGCTGGAAACTCAGCTATCGCAAACATTCCAATGGTTATCAACGGAATCAAAGATCTACGTGGGGACGGTTTGATCCAGCACGCCGACGCAATGGCAATGCTCTGTGCCGATCTCGAAATTGATGCTACAATTCCGATAGGATCCGACATCCGAGAGGACGAGCGCACGTTTGCGGTCACGCAACACGGACCTGAGCGAGCAGAAAAGAAGCTAGAAGCATTGCTGAGTCACAATTCTGCGTTTGACGTCAATCGTTATCCTCAAGGCATCGTAACGGATCTCTGGACCGAGGACTGGCGTTATCAGCAGAGTGGGGGGCAAGCTAAACTGTTCAACCTACCCGACGAAAATATCGTTGATGACCAGCCAGAAGCAGCCGAATCACTGAAGTCACTGGTTAGATCATGGATGGAGGAGAACGGTCAACCCGTCGGTTCAACCGGTGCCGCCGAATTTGGTGCCGAGCAAGAGCAGCGACTTCGAGATCTTGGTTACTTATAG
- a CDS encoding alkaline phosphatase family protein, whose translation MDQMPTLVIGLDGVDFRYLNQFDLPNIEEVRNDGVAAPLQSTHPTWTGSAWPSMYTGVDPSYHGVYDFFDYSNTYPDEADVITRSNVRAPAIWNYLTELGRRSIVLNVPITHPPDEINGILIPGYLAPADSDGYPSNIREELSNELGESYDIYSEFEASDDSEKKIDGYESLIRKRGTAAAHLLRTREWDFGFIQVQKTDAVFHNSVSVTDFRRIYEAADEFVGKVIDACDEKPNVILCSDHGIGPVTGKQVYVNELLRREGYVEPSSSPTVNDLNSIKTNESGTPETDGSTGAAEPLARVMQSMGITPGRVYQLAQRFGLGDQLKRVVPDSVQDAAQQGVDWRSSRAYCRRPSEQGIRINLEGRDPQGVVPQSQYETIRNDIIDVLSGLTTTDDEPVFEFVCRREELYEGPYAEDACDILFRTKEMNHQVSETLLGETMLSADTFDHKPTGVFIASGPDLKTDWKSDGLALTDVAPLVFSLLREPIPNRMTGTVPNQLTKTQITHDSYPDVAVGSDDSYEQDQDEVTERLSDLGYL comes from the coding sequence ATGGACCAGATGCCAACGCTTGTTATCGGTCTTGATGGGGTGGATTTTCGGTACCTGAACCAGTTCGATCTTCCGAATATCGAAGAAGTTAGGAACGACGGGGTAGCGGCTCCTCTCCAATCTACGCATCCAACGTGGACCGGTAGTGCATGGCCGTCCATGTACACCGGTGTCGATCCGAGCTACCATGGTGTGTATGATTTCTTTGATTACTCTAACACCTATCCTGACGAAGCCGATGTCATTACACGCAGTAATGTCAGGGCACCCGCGATCTGGAACTATCTCACGGAACTCGGCCGCCGTAGTATCGTTCTTAACGTTCCTATTACTCATCCACCAGATGAGATAAATGGTATTCTCATCCCGGGATATCTAGCTCCGGCCGATTCTGATGGCTATCCTTCGAACATCCGCGAAGAACTCTCCAACGAACTCGGCGAATCGTATGATATCTACTCGGAATTCGAAGCTAGCGACGACTCCGAGAAGAAGATCGACGGCTACGAATCCCTGATCAGAAAACGGGGCACTGCAGCCGCTCATCTTCTCCGAACCAGAGAGTGGGACTTCGGCTTCATTCAGGTACAGAAGACGGACGCCGTATTCCACAACTCCGTATCAGTTACGGATTTCAGACGCATTTACGAAGCCGCTGACGAGTTCGTCGGCAAGGTGATCGATGCGTGCGATGAAAAGCCAAACGTGATACTCTGCTCGGATCATGGTATCGGGCCTGTAACGGGCAAACAGGTTTATGTCAACGAACTGCTCCGGCGGGAAGGATACGTCGAACCGTCTTCAAGTCCCACTGTTAATGATCTAAATAGTATCAAAACAAATGAGAGTGGTACCCCGGAAACAGACGGTTCCACCGGTGCTGCTGAACCACTTGCACGGGTCATGCAGTCTATGGGAATTACTCCAGGAAGAGTCTATCAACTGGCGCAGCGGTTCGGGCTGGGAGATCAGTTGAAACGCGTCGTTCCCGATAGCGTTCAGGACGCCGCACAACAAGGTGTTGACTGGCGATCATCCCGTGCCTACTGTCGCCGCCCATCTGAACAAGGTATACGAATTAATCTCGAGGGGAGGGATCCTCAGGGGGTTGTACCTCAGAGCCAGTACGAGACTATCCGTAACGATATCATCGACGTCTTGTCTGGACTTACCACGACTGACGATGAACCCGTTTTTGAGTTCGTCTGTCGTCGTGAAGAACTGTATGAAGGCCCCTATGCGGAAGACGCCTGTGACATCTTATTCCGAACGAAAGAAATGAACCATCAGGTATCAGAGACGCTCTTAGGTGAGACGATGCTTTCTGCAGACACCTTTGATCACAAGCCAACGGGAGTTTTCATTGCATCGGGACCTGATCTGAAAACGGATTGGAAAAGTGACGGCCTCGCCTTGACCGACGTCGCACCGCTCGTTTTCTCCCTTCTCAGGGAGCCGATTCCGAATCGGATGACTGGGACGGTTCCCAATCAGTTAACTAAAACGCAGATCACTCACGATTCCTATCCAGATGTAGCGGTCGGATCAGACGACTCATACGAACAAGACCAGGATGAAGTTACGGAGCGGCTGAGCGACCTCGGTTATCTCTAA